The DNA sequence AGGACGCGGAGGAAATGAGGAGTGCCGTCGCGGCGACGAGTAGGATTCTGGTCATGTCGCTCCCCTTGTCGAACTTCGCACCTGCAGACCATATAGAACCATTTCCGGTCCGCGAAGGGAAGTCGATCCCCTGCGTTGGATGGGCGTTCCAACAGATTCCGGCGACCTTCCACGAAGTGTAGAACAAGTCGGGTTTCGTCCACGAATCGCAGATGAGCTTGACAACTTGGCCCTGTCAGGTTATAACCGTACCATCAAGTACGGTAATAAGGAGGAGAGTATGCCGACCAGAAAAAGTGCGACAGCCCTTACCAACGACGAACGGGATTCTCTGTTGGCCGCTGTAATGAGCATGAAGGCAACCGTTGCAAATCCTAGTGCTCCCTCAACACAACGGATTTCCATCTACGACCAGTTCGTGGCGTTGCATTTGGGATGTCTAAACGTCACCGTCCCGGGTGGAAGTACATCCAACATGGGACACCGTGGTCCTGCGTTCCTGCCGTGGCACCGGGAGTTTCTCCTGTCCTTCGAGAAGGCCCTTGTGGGACACGGGTCGTCTACGGGTCTTCCCTATTGGGATTGGACGGACCATGCTGGCACGGCAAACAAGCTATTCGTGAATGACTTTCTGGGGCCCAGAGACGGGCTGATCGGAGAAGGGTACTTTGCTTTTGACGCGCCCGGAACCCAACGAAATAATTTCGCGAGACCGTCATGGTGGCCAAAGAATCTTCCGGGTTGGCAGGTAAGGCCTTCTCTTGCCTATAACCTTGGAACCATCCTTCGCCGAGAACTAGACACCAGAAGCCTTGCCGTCCCGGAGGACGTTCGACGCACGTTGAGTAGACCTGAATTTGAAGACACCGCAATGTCGATGGAAGTTGATCCCATAAACGGAACGCAGACTCGCCAGCCCAAGGGATTCAGAAATAGGCTGGAACGGGGGCTTCGCATGCACAACTATGGGCATGGATGGGTCGGTGGACATATGGGCCATCCATATACTTCACCCAACGATCTCATATTCTTCATGCACCACTGTAACATCGACCGTCTTTGGGCAAAGTGGCAAGACGACGGCCGTCAAGGTAGCCCGTTCTACCCCGGGCCGCAATCAGGGGAAGATGAGGGTCACAAGTTGAACGATGTGATGTGGCCTTGGATTGGAATGAAAACAGGGTACGTATCCAACCTATTGCCGTCAGACTGCCCGATACCCGATTTTTCAGTCCAGCCGGAGAGATCGCCTGCAGATGTGCTCGATCATCGATCACTGGGTTACATCTATCAGTAAGCGTTCGTAGCCTTGCCGAACCCTAGCCTTCAACTACGGTAGATCTGAAGAAACCAGCGACAGGTCGCGGTTTCGTTCCCGGCTCCAACGTCGGCTCGTGGGACGCTGTCGCATCTGTCGCCAGTTTGTAATGCGCGTTGAACCGAAGCCGTGGCGACGACGAATCATCGAATCAGTCAACGCGAGTCCATCAGAACGTGTCTGCTGGCCCACAAGGTCTCAGGTCCTTCGCAACCGTTCCGCCTTCACCGTCTCCTTCCGTCGCGGCTCGGGGAACACATCCGCGGTGCACAGCACATCCACCAGGACCGGCTGGGTCTTGCCCAGGCGCAAGGCTTCGGCGAAAGCGTCCTCCAGCTCGCCGGGCTCGGTGACCCGCAGACCCGCCGCGCCGAAGACGCGGGCATACTCATCGAACGGCGGGTTGCCGATGGCGTCGCCGATGTAGCGTTCGTCGTAATAGAACTTCTGGTAGGCGCGTTCGGAGCCGTAGTTGAAGTTGTTGAGGATGATGCAGGTAGTGGGGATGTGCTCGCGCACGGCGGTCTCCAGTTCGGCGCCGTTGTAGAGGAAGGAGCCGTCACCGCTCAGGGTGACGACGGGGCGGTCCGGGGCGGCGAGCTTGGCGCCGAGGCCCACAGGGTAGCCGATGCCGATGGCGGCGAGTCCCTGGGGCGCCAGCAGGCTCCGCGGGCGTTCGAAGGTCTGGTACTCGTAGACGTAGCCCGGGCCGACGCCGGCGTCGATGGAGATGATGGCGTCCTTGGGGAGGACCTTGCGCAGGGCAGCGTGGGCCCGGCGCGGGTCGATGGGGCGGCCGTCGAAGCGGGCCGCACGGTTCCGGTGCTTGTCCTGCGCGGCGCGCACGGCGGCGGCCTTCCTGAGCCAGCCCACGCGGCCCGCGCCGTTCCGTTTCACCGCCCGCAGCAGCGCCTTGACGGCGACCCGGGCGTCGGCCTGCATGCCCACGTCCGCAGGATAGACCCGGCCGATGTTGCTCCGGTCCTGGGCCACGTGAATGAGCCTGGTTCCGGGAGCGAAGAAGTCCGGGCGCCAGAAGGTGGTGAGGTGGCCTAGGCTGGTGCCCACGGCCAGCACCAGGTCGGCCTGCTTGAAGAAGGCCTGGGCCTCGGGCAGCGCCCCCCGGCCGATGGTGCCCAAGTACAGGGGATAGGACCGGGGCGCGACGTCGTCCCGCCCGGTGGAGGACATGACGGGCGCGCTCAGGCGTTTGGACAGCGCAATGACCTCGTCACTCGCTTCCGACCAGAGGACGCCGCCGCCGGCCAACAGCACCGGCCGGCGCGCCTTCTCGAGCAACCCGGCGGCCGCCGTCACGGCTTCGGCGTCGGGCGCGGGGACAGCCACGTCGCCCCGAAAGAGCCGGCCCATGTCCGGCATCTCCACGCTCTCGTTCAACACGTCCCGGGGAAGGTCCAGGTGCACCGGCCCGGGCACTCCCGTCATGGTGCGCTGGTAGGCCTCCCAGGTCAGTGCCGCCGCCAGCTCGGGCTTGCGCACCTGCACCGACCACTTGACCACCGGCCGGAACATGGCCTGCTGGTCGATCTCCTGGGCCGAATCCCGGAACATGTCCTTGAGCATGGGGGCGCCGGTGATGACCAGCACCGGACTCTGGGCGTGGAAGGCATTGGCCACCCCGGTCAGGAGGTTGGTGGCACCGGGGCCGTTGGTGGCAATGCACACGCCGGGACGGCCGGCAATGCGCGCAAACCCGTCGGCCATCAGGGCCGCGGCCTGCTCGTGGCGCGTGGAGAGAAACTGGATGTCCTCCCGGCCGTACATGCCGTCGAGTATCTCGAGCATGCACGAACCCACGACGCCGATCACCTTGCGGACACCTAGCTGCGCCAGCACTTCGGCAACCGCATGTCCCGCGGTCATTTTCATGATGTGGTTCCTCCAGGGGGTCCGGTGCGCAAGGCGCCAGGTTCGATGCCTTCGAGGCTATCTCCGAACCGTAAAGGAGGCAGGCGGGCAAAACAAGCGTGGACGGACGCCGGCTGAATGGGGCTGCGCCGGCATGACGGATTTCGGCGGATGAATTCCGGCGGGCGAAGACGCGAAGACTACGCCAACGGGTTGCCCTGGACGCCGTAGAGCCGGAGGAACTTCCGCACGGCTCGTTCGGCCTTGTCGTTGATGTCGGCTTCGGACGGTGTCTCGATCACACCGAGCAACCTTCGTGTATAGGCATCTCCAAGGAGGAGCACGAGAAAGGTCTCCGCCGCGTCGTGCACGTCATCGAACTGGAGAACGCCGTGAGCCCGGCACCGTTCCAGATAGCCGGCGAAGGCACGCAACGTGGGATCGCGGCCCAGTTTGGCAACGCTTTCGGCCAACGAGGGCCCCGAACACGCCTCGGAAATCGCAGCCCGGTCAATGGCGACGGCTTTCTCGTCGAGAAGCACTGCCGCCAGTGCCCGGCCGAAGTCGGTCAATACGGACTCGACCGGAACTTCCTTGTCATGATACCCGTTGACCGCCATGCGCATTCGCGCCGCGTTCCGGCGGATCACTGCCTCGAACAGCCCCAACTTGTCCCCGAACCAGGTGTACAGCGTCTCCTTGGAAGCCGAAGCGCGCTGCGCCACTGCAAGCATGGTGGTGTCGCGGTATCCCCGCTCCACGAGGATATCGACCGCGATGTCGAGGATCTGCGCACGGCGAGGTATACGGGAAAAATTCCTTCTTCGACGCTTTTTCGGAGCCTGTTTGATCATAGGAAACAATATTCGCTTTCTTGACGGATAATTTCAACACTCCGTACGGTATGTGCAGGTCAGGTGGCGAACCAAACGTGGCATCCGCCGGGCGCCTCTGGTAAGATCCGGCCTGCATGAACCGGGAGGAGTTCCCGCGGAGCTTCAGCCTCCGCGAGTATCCGTGCCGAGAGGAGCAACTCATGGAACCCAGCGGAATCATATTCACGGAACGCCGGGAGCAGCCCGTCAAGCAGTGGCCCTTCCCCGACAAGAAAGTGGGGCAGGCGAGAAAGGCCCAGCGTCACCCGCTCACTCGCCGGTACATGTTCATGCGGGAGGACCATGACCGCCGCAATCTGCACGACGGCCCGGTGAACCCGGACCGGCTGGAGACCGAGGACTGGGCCGGGGTTACCCGCACCATCAAGAAGGTGGTGCTGGACATGGGCGCGGACATCGTCGGCGTCGCGCCCATCGACGAGTTCGACTTCGTGCGCGGCACCAAACCGCCCGAGGGCCACACGGTGGCCATCTCCTTCGCCATTCACATGAGCTTCGAGGAAATGAAGCGTCTGGGCCCGCTGGCCCAGACCGAGGTTCACAAGGTCTACTACCTGTTGTCCGACGTCACCGTCCGCTTGGCGCAGTACATCCGCGCCTACGGCTACCACGCGGTGGGCTATGCCAACGAGGGCGACCTGCTGTTCATTCCGGTGGCCTGGAAGGCTGGCTTGGGCGAACTGGGGCGCCACGGCTCGCTCATCACCAAGAAGTTCGGCCCGAGCGTGCGGCTGGGCGCTGTCACAACCGAGATGCCGCTGATTCCCGAGGCGCAACCCGCGGACTTCGGCTTCGACGACTTCTGCCTGCGCTGCAACGCGTGCACCAACTTCTGTCCCGGGGATTCCATCGTCCCCCAGAAGCAGGAGGTCTTCGGCACCGTGCGCTGGCACGTGGACACCCCCACCTGCCGTCCTTTCTTCGAGCAGTACGAAGGCTGCAAGGTCTGCCTCACGGTCTGCCCGATCAACGCCCAGACGCCCGTGGCGCCCATGTACAAGAACCTCATGAAGGGACTCATGCGGCGCAAGATCCCCGTGCGGCAGCTCATCGACGAGTGGCGGGCGGAAGGCATCCAGGAGGCCGAGGAGTTCGGCGAGGGCTGGGTTCCGGAAACCGAGGAAGAGAACGGATCCGGCGACGGCCGGTAAGACGGCTCGCCGATCCTTTGGACAGCCACAACAAGGGAGAGTTTCATGTTTTTCGAGCTGCGCCAGTACAAGACGAAGCCCGGCAAGCGCGACGCCTGGGTCAAGACCATGGAAGAGAAGATCATCCCGTTCCACGCGTCCAACGGCGTGGTTGTCTCCGGCAGCTTCACCGGCCGGGATGACGATGACACCTACGTCTGGCTGCGCCGCTTCGACAGCCCGGAGCAGAAGGAAGCGTTCGCCAAGACCATCGCGGAGAGCGACTACTGGAAGAACGAGGTGGTCCCGGACATCCAGGCGATGCTGGACCGGGAAGCCATGGTGGTGACGGCGCTCGAAGCCACCGCCTTGTCGGTCATAAACTGAGGCTCGTCACTTCGACCCCGCCAGGAGCTCGCAGAGCCCCCGGATACTCGTCACACCCTCCAGGCCGGCGATGAGCTCGGCGACTTGCCCGACCTGCTCGGCGTCCAGCGCCCTGGCCGCGCAGGTATCGAACTTCTGCCGCAGCTCCGCTGGGGTCATGGGCTTTTCGGGCCTACCCCGTGAGTGGTCCACGCGGCGGCGCAACTCGCCGCCGTCCTTGAGACGGACCGTCACATCGGCGGGACGGGCGCCGTCCGCGGTATCCACGAGGCCGGCATCCAGCTCCATGACGATGGTTTCCGCGAGGCGCCGGACCGCGGGGTCCGTCGCGGCCTCGTCCGTGAACGTGTCCAGCACCAGCGCCCCGTCCACGAGCGCCCTCGCCAGGATGTAGGGCATGCTGAACTTGGACTCGATGCCGTTGGCAGGTAACGCGTTCATGATCCGGTCGAACACCTGTGAGGTCACGCCCACCCGGATTGAATCCACCTGGTCCGGCCGAAGACCTTCCTGCCGCAGTTCCAGCACGGCGTCCACGGCCGCGTGGGTCAGGCCGCCGCAGGGATACGGCTTGACGCTGATGCCGATGCCGGTGAGGTCGAAGCTGCGGCCGAGAGTCTCGAACGGGCTCGCGTCGCACTCAAGCCCACGGCCGAAGCAGTCGAACACCCCTTTCCCTTCTTCCAGCGCCGCCGGGCTGGAAGTGAAGCCTTGCCCGGCCAGACGCGTTGCCAGCACGCCGTTCTGGGCCGCCAGCCCCGAGTGCAGCGGCTTGGTCATGGTGGCGAAGTTCCACACCATTCCCGACGCCATGGAAGCGGCGATGCCCAGTGCATTGCGCGTTGCGCCGGCGTCCAGACCCGCCAATCGCGCGCAGCAGGCCGCGGCGCCCACCGTGCCGAAGCTCGATGTGGCGTGCCAGTGGCCGTGGGTGGAAAGCTGCGGTATGGAGCGGGCCAGACGCGACACCACCTCGAAGCCCGCCACATAGGCGGCCAGGACGTCCCGGCCTGTAGCCCCCAGCGTCTCTCCCATTGTGAGCACCGCTGGGATCAGGCCGGCGGTGGGCTGCCCCATGAGATAGCTGTGGTCGAAGTCCAGGGCGTGGGCCGAGGTGCCATTGCACAGCGCGGCCAACGTGGCCGAGGTCTGAAATCCATGCCCGATGACCGTGGCCTCGCCGGCCCCGGATTCCTGTCGTGCCATCGCCGCGCAGATCCGCGCGCTCTCCTCGTCCGATCCCGCCAGCGCCACGCCGACGCAGTCCAGGAACGCCGACTTGGCGGCCGCCACGACCTCCGGCGGCAGCCTGTCGAAGTCATTGCCGACGACGAATTCCGATATCCTGTCTGCAAGTCCGTCCATCGTGTGTTGTTCCTTTCCAGCGGCAGCATCGTCACAGCCAGCCGAGGAAGCGGAAAAGTCCCGGCCGATCCGCAAACTGGTCGATGGGGAGGCGCTCCAGAAAGAGGATCCCATCGGGCGTCACCGGCGGCACCTGCGACCGCACCCGGTAGGAACCGCCCGTCTCGTTAAGCCGAAAGCCGTCGTTGGCCAGATCCACCAGACCGTCCTCGCCCAGTCTCCCCAGAATCGCGCGGTCGGCTTCGTCGAAGCGCAACTCGATGTCGCCAGCCCTGAACGCGCGCACCAGCCCCGCCAGCAGCGTCACGACCCTCGGGTCCTCGAAACGGCAACTCGCCACGACGCTCCGGTTCCGGCCGCCCTCAGGCGTTCTGCTCCGGCTCCCGGTTGCGCCGTCCGGGGGTGTGGCCCAGCACCGTGGTGGCGGCGCTGATCATGGAGGTGAGGTCGCTGAGATTGGCGGGGACGATGAGGGTGTTGCCCTCCTTGGCGAGGTTGCCGAAACGCTCCAGGTAGTTCTCCGCGACGCGAAGCTGCATGGCCTTGTCGCCACCCTCGGAGTCCAGGGCCTCGGCCACCTTCTTCAGGCCTTCGGCCGTGGCCTCCGCCACCGCGAGGATGGCCGAGGCCTCGCCTTCGGCCTCGTTGATCTGGCGCTGCTTGGCGGCCTCCGAAGCCTTGATGACCTGCTGCTTTTCGCCTTCGGCCTCGTTGATCTTGGCGTCCCGTTCGCCTTCGGACGACAGCACGGTGGCGCGCTTCTCCCGCTCCGCGCGCATCTGCTTCTCCATGGCCGAGAGCACGTCCTGTGGCGGGTTGATGTTCTTGATCTCGTAGCGCAGCACCTTCACGCCCCAGGGATCGGAGGCCTTGTCGAGTTCCTCGAC is a window from the Deltaproteobacteria bacterium genome containing:
- a CDS encoding thiamine pyrophosphate-binding protein, giving the protein MKMTAGHAVAEVLAQLGVRKVIGVVGSCMLEILDGMYGREDIQFLSTRHEQAAALMADGFARIAGRPGVCIATNGPGATNLLTGVANAFHAQSPVLVITGAPMLKDMFRDSAQEIDQQAMFRPVVKWSVQVRKPELAAALTWEAYQRTMTGVPGPVHLDLPRDVLNESVEMPDMGRLFRGDVAVPAPDAEAVTAAAGLLEKARRPVLLAGGGVLWSEASDEVIALSKRLSAPVMSSTGRDDVAPRSYPLYLGTIGRGALPEAQAFFKQADLVLAVGTSLGHLTTFWRPDFFAPGTRLIHVAQDRSNIGRVYPADVGMQADARVAVKALLRAVKRNGAGRVGWLRKAAAVRAAQDKHRNRAARFDGRPIDPRRAHAALRKVLPKDAIISIDAGVGPGYVYEYQTFERPRSLLAPQGLAAIGIGYPVGLGAKLAAPDRPVVTLSGDGSFLYNGAELETAVREHIPTTCIILNNFNYGSERAYQKFYYDERYIGDAIGNPPFDEYARVFGAAGLRVTEPGELEDAFAEALRLGKTQPVLVDVLCTADVFPEPRRKETVKAERLRRT
- a CDS encoding TetR/AcrR family transcriptional regulator, with translation MIKQAPKKRRRRNFSRIPRRAQILDIAVDILVERGYRDTTMLAVAQRASASKETLYTWFGDKLGLFEAVIRRNAARMRMAVNGYHDKEVPVESVLTDFGRALAAVLLDEKAVAIDRAAISEACSGPSLAESVAKLGRDPTLRAFAGYLERCRAHGVLQFDDVHDAAETFLVLLLGDAYTRRLLGVIETPSEADINDKAERAVRKFLRLYGVQGNPLA
- a CDS encoding NIPSNAP family protein, coding for MFFELRQYKTKPGKRDAWVKTMEEKIIPFHASNGVVVSGSFTGRDDDDTYVWLRRFDSPEQKEAFAKTIAESDYWKNEVVPDIQAMLDREAMVVTALEATALSVIN
- a CDS encoding MmgE/PrpD family protein; protein product: MDGLADRISEFVVGNDFDRLPPEVVAAAKSAFLDCVGVALAGSDEESARICAAMARQESGAGEATVIGHGFQTSATLAALCNGTSAHALDFDHSYLMGQPTAGLIPAVLTMGETLGATGRDVLAAYVAGFEVVSRLARSIPQLSTHGHWHATSSFGTVGAAACCARLAGLDAGATRNALGIAASMASGMVWNFATMTKPLHSGLAAQNGVLATRLAGQGFTSSPAALEEGKGVFDCFGRGLECDASPFETLGRSFDLTGIGISVKPYPCGGLTHAAVDAVLELRQEGLRPDQVDSIRVGVTSQVFDRIMNALPANGIESKFSMPYILARALVDGALVLDTFTDEAATDPAVRRLAETIVMELDAGLVDTADGARPADVTVRLKDGGELRRRVDHSRGRPEKPMTPAELRQKFDTCAARALDAEQVGQVAELIAGLEGVTSIRGLCELLAGSK
- a CDS encoding paraslipin, coding for MVGLDANLGFLITTGVLALVVLIVLIKTAVVVPQQNAYVVENLGKYSRTLKPGFNILVPFLERVAYRHSLKEHALDIEEQVCITSDNVQVGVDGVLYLQVVEPERASYGIGNYVFAISQLAQTTLRSEIGKIELDKTFEERGHINQSVVEELDKASDPWGVKVLRYEIKNINPPQDVLSAMEKQMRAEREKRATVLSSEGERDAKINEAEGEKQQVIKASEAAKQRQINEAEGEASAILAVAEATAEGLKKVAEALDSEGGDKAMQLRVAENYLERFGNLAKEGNTLIVPANLSDLTSMISAATTVLGHTPGRRNREPEQNA